The following coding sequences lie in one Rhizobium sp. ZPR4 genomic window:
- a CDS encoding nucleoside hydrolase, which translates to MTREKIIIDADPGVDDAAAILMALASPEVDVRGLSIVAGNVALRDTVLNACKIVGLSGRHDVPVHAGAAGPLVRDQVYGKYARIGAFDDALVKPGDIGPSEEHAVHFIVRSAREAAKVGEKITICAIGPMTNIALALIQHPDVAAGIRQIVSMGGAFSALGHRTPWAEFNIYADPHAAEIVYRSGVPIVVMPLDMTFQALFTLEHFERFRAGGEAGKALFNLFSTFDRSDVGRFGRPGGPIHDATTIAWLIRPDLFTSRKAFVGVQVTGLTMGYTFADFYGKLDRSANATVVTEVDEAGFIALLIERIARYGQSGLGATAQGG; encoded by the coding sequence ATGACGCGCGAGAAGATCATCATCGATGCCGATCCCGGCGTGGACGATGCCGCCGCCATCCTGATGGCGCTTGCATCGCCGGAAGTCGATGTGCGCGGCCTCTCGATCGTCGCCGGCAATGTTGCCCTTCGCGATACGGTGCTCAACGCCTGCAAGATCGTCGGCCTCAGCGGTCGCCATGACGTGCCGGTTCATGCAGGCGCGGCCGGACCGCTTGTGCGGGACCAGGTCTATGGCAAATATGCCCGCATCGGTGCGTTTGACGATGCCTTGGTCAAACCTGGCGACATCGGCCCATCCGAAGAACATGCCGTGCATTTCATCGTGCGCTCGGCGCGCGAAGCGGCAAAGGTCGGCGAAAAGATCACCATCTGCGCCATCGGGCCGATGACCAATATTGCCCTGGCGCTCATCCAGCATCCGGACGTGGCAGCGGGCATAAGGCAGATCGTTTCGATGGGCGGCGCTTTCTCGGCGCTGGGGCACCGCACGCCCTGGGCCGAGTTCAACATCTATGCTGATCCGCATGCCGCCGAGATTGTCTATCGCTCCGGCGTGCCGATCGTCGTGATGCCGCTCGACATGACGTTCCAGGCACTGTTTACTTTAGAGCATTTCGAGCGGTTCCGGGCCGGCGGCGAGGCAGGCAAGGCGCTTTTCAATCTGTTTTCCACCTTCGACCGCAGCGATGTCGGGCGGTTTGGCAGGCCGGGTGGCCCGATCCACGACGCCACAACGATCGCCTGGCTCATCCGCCCGGATTTGTTCACCAGCCGCAAGGCTTTCGTCGGCGTGCAGGTGACGGGCCTTACCATGGGATACACCTTTGCCGACTTTTACGGGAAATTGGATCGGTCGGCGAATGCCACCGTTGTCACTGAAGTCGACGAGGCCGGGTTCATCGCACTGCTGATCGAGCGCATCGCCCGCTACGGGCAAAGCGGGCTCGGGGCTACAGCGCAGGGAGGTTGA
- a CDS encoding nucleoside hydrolase translates to MKPISIIVDCDPGIDDTIALLTAFVSPELNILGITPVCGNQPLERTVRNALQVCELGRRSDIPVFAGCFRPMLREPIYGQFHGKTGLGNTILPEPEKMAESKSAVDFLIDTLSEAARTGERVTLCCLGPMTNIAVALRMKPQIAEGIERIVMMGGAYREPGNRTMTSEFNMLADPHAAHVVFSSGIPLVALALDATHQVMLKPEHVAEFSRVSGRISQTLAELMAFWDRNDVRRYGSRGGPLHDPLVIAYILVPHLFVTEKARVFVEHESELCMGQTIADWYGKSGLEPNADIVTKVDAEGVIAFFLDRLSRYAEKAVA, encoded by the coding sequence ATGAAGCCGATTTCGATCATTGTCGATTGTGACCCCGGAATTGACGATACGATCGCCCTTCTGACCGCATTCGTATCGCCGGAGCTTAACATCCTCGGCATCACGCCGGTCTGCGGTAACCAGCCTCTGGAGCGCACCGTGCGCAACGCCCTTCAGGTTTGCGAGCTCGGTCGGCGTTCCGATATCCCAGTCTTTGCCGGCTGTTTTCGTCCGATGCTGCGCGAGCCGATCTACGGCCAGTTTCACGGCAAGACCGGGCTTGGCAACACGATCTTGCCGGAGCCTGAAAAGATGGCCGAGAGCAAATCGGCGGTCGATTTCCTCATCGACACCCTGAGCGAAGCGGCACGAACGGGCGAGCGCGTCACGCTTTGCTGCCTCGGGCCAATGACCAATATCGCCGTCGCCCTCAGGATGAAGCCGCAGATCGCCGAAGGTATCGAACGGATCGTCATGATGGGGGGCGCCTATCGCGAACCCGGCAATCGGACGATGACCTCCGAATTCAACATGCTGGCGGACCCGCATGCGGCGCATGTGGTCTTCTCAAGCGGAATCCCGCTCGTTGCTCTCGCGCTCGATGCGACGCATCAGGTGATGCTGAAGCCCGAGCATGTCGCCGAGTTCTCGCGTGTCAGCGGCCGTATCTCGCAGACGCTTGCCGAGCTGATGGCCTTCTGGGATCGCAATGACGTGCGCCGCTACGGTTCGCGCGGAGGACCGCTGCATGATCCTCTGGTGATCGCCTATATCCTTGTCCCGCATCTTTTCGTGACCGAGAAGGCCCGCGTCTTCGTCGAGCATGAAAGCGAGCTCTGCATGGGCCAGACGATCGCCGACTGGTACGGCAAGAGCGGCCTCGAGCCGAATGCCGACATCGTGACCAAGGTCGATGCCGAGGGTGTGATCGCCTTCTTCCTCGACCGGCTGTCGCGCTATGCCGAAAAGGCTGTCGCATGA